The Streptomyces sp. Mut1 genome window below encodes:
- a CDS encoding class IV adenylate cyclase yields the protein MKHEYEAKFLAVDVDGLQAKLTALGAVQAFPRTLLTRKIFENDALEGGAWVRLRDEATRSTLTLKQVTDSTTIDGTTEIETEVSDLHAMAEILRNVGLREVRYQENYREEWRLGEVAFDFDTWPDLPTFVEVEGPDEASVRQAAALLDLDYTEARFGSVDEIYKSEAGRDILAEPTLLFADSDKQAATRATVPSE from the coding sequence ATGAAGCACGAGTACGAGGCCAAGTTCCTCGCCGTCGACGTCGACGGCCTCCAGGCCAAACTGACGGCGCTCGGAGCCGTCCAGGCATTTCCGCGCACCCTCCTCACCCGGAAGATCTTCGAGAACGACGCCCTCGAAGGCGGCGCCTGGGTCCGCCTGAGGGACGAGGCCACCCGTTCCACGCTCACGCTGAAGCAGGTCACCGACTCCACGACGATCGACGGCACCACCGAGATCGAGACCGAGGTGTCCGACCTGCACGCCATGGCCGAGATCCTCCGCAACGTCGGCCTGCGCGAAGTCCGCTACCAGGAGAACTACCGCGAGGAGTGGCGCCTGGGCGAAGTCGCCTTCGACTTCGACACCTGGCCGGACCTCCCCACCTTCGTCGAGGTCGAAGGCCCCGACGAGGCATCGGTCCGCCAGGCAGCAGCCCTGCTCGACCTCGACTACACCGAGGCACGATTCGGCAGCGTCGACGAGATCTACAAGAGCGAGGCCGGCCGGGACATCCTGGCCGAGCCCACGCTCCTCTTCGCCGACTCCGACAAGCAGGCTGCAACCAGGGCAACTGTCCCGAGCGAGTGA
- a CDS encoding SAM-dependent methyltransferase, producing MQTPSMWRHTLTFFPQFLAALKERTEPDSTVTVIGASDGRLVVPLAAAGYRVIAIERDPLALHGGEVQLPGGRTGHATGMIERLKQEGLHDRVQVVEEDFLASEPVTAPCDAVWTSCSWHYSANHHRPFGEFVDRMQRLVRPGGLFGAEFMMPLTQRHHVLEHYTSPEKLRHYFIGDWDVLLTLRTNEFTEQAHVGQLQDHNHRMGLLLAARASTPS from the coding sequence GTGCAGACACCCAGCATGTGGCGGCACACCCTCACCTTCTTCCCCCAGTTCCTCGCCGCGCTGAAGGAGCGTACGGAGCCTGACTCCACCGTGACGGTCATCGGCGCGAGCGACGGCAGACTCGTCGTGCCACTGGCCGCGGCCGGCTACCGCGTCATCGCCATCGAGCGCGACCCGCTCGCCCTCCACGGCGGCGAAGTCCAACTCCCGGGTGGCAGAACCGGTCACGCGACGGGCATGATCGAGCGGCTGAAGCAGGAAGGGCTTCACGACCGTGTCCAGGTCGTGGAGGAGGACTTCCTCGCCTCCGAACCCGTCACCGCCCCCTGTGATGCCGTCTGGACGAGCTGCTCGTGGCATTACAGTGCCAACCACCACCGGCCGTTCGGCGAGTTCGTCGACCGCATGCAGCGCCTGGTCCGGCCCGGCGGTCTGTTCGGCGCGGAGTTCATGATGCCCCTCACGCAACGCCACCACGTGCTGGAGCACTACACATCCCCCGAGAAGCTGCGGCATTACTTCATCGGGGACTGGGACGTCCTGCTCACACTGCGGACCAACGAGTTCACCGAGCAGGCGCACGTCGGACAGCTGCAGGACCACAACCACCGCATGGGCCTTCTCCTCGCAGCCCGCGCGTCCACCCCCTCCTAG
- a CDS encoding radical SAM protein, with translation MISEITGIRRIRMLYLQLLYRCNFECLHCFHGKRLQHADAFTTDEAVNLLTLMRDEYDTEAVTLLGGEPFVYRDLAQVVRYAKRDLGMQVEICTNGYRIERRLTEIAPDLDLLRVSLEGIGTTNDTIRKFGSYRSALSALEIAQQLGVRAGATMTVTSRNIDEVLPLARTLQHYGVEQLKLHCLRPVGNAADHPELLVNDATAYTRLRERLASAELDIEVILDEDLSELGAPDACLPSGGPVEIERIEADPRGALTMSCKAVGKDSHAFWYDKLTDHIAHRPSATDELTLAVPDVVYGRV, from the coding sequence GTGATCAGCGAAATCACCGGGATCCGCAGGATCCGGATGCTGTACCTGCAGCTGCTCTACCGCTGCAACTTCGAATGCCTGCACTGCTTCCACGGCAAACGGCTCCAGCACGCCGACGCCTTCACCACGGACGAGGCGGTCAACCTCCTCACGCTGATGCGCGACGAGTACGACACCGAGGCTGTCACCCTGCTGGGCGGCGAGCCGTTCGTCTACCGAGACCTCGCCCAGGTCGTCCGGTACGCCAAGCGGGACCTGGGCATGCAGGTCGAGATCTGCACCAACGGCTACCGCATCGAGCGCCGGCTCACCGAGATCGCCCCCGACCTGGACCTGCTCCGAGTGTCACTGGAGGGCATCGGCACGACCAACGACACGATCCGCAAGTTCGGAAGCTACCGCAGTGCCCTGAGCGCCCTCGAAATCGCCCAGCAGCTCGGCGTCCGCGCCGGCGCGACCATGACGGTCACCTCACGCAATATCGACGAGGTCCTGCCGCTCGCCCGCACACTGCAGCACTACGGGGTGGAGCAGCTGAAACTCCACTGCCTCCGGCCGGTCGGCAACGCAGCGGACCACCCCGAGCTCCTCGTCAACGACGCCACGGCCTACACCCGTCTGCGGGAGCGCCTGGCCTCGGCCGAGCTGGACATCGAGGTGATCCTCGACGAGGACCTGTCCGAGCTCGGTGCACCAGACGCGTGCCTCCCCTCCGGGGGCCCTGTGGAGATCGAGCGGATCGAGGCCGACCCGCGCGGCGCGCTCACCATGTCCTGCAAGGCTGTCGGCAAGGACTCGCACGCCTTCTGGTACGACAAGCTCACCGATCACATCGCCCACCGGCCGTCCGCCACCGACGAACTCACCCTCGCGGTGCCGGACGTGGTGTACGGACGTGTCTGA
- a CDS encoding AAA family ATPase yields MSDSASFESVEGLRGTGKSTLAPMLAAARGAVLVPTVPLTYQALRQEVDRLGNAEARMCFYLSALFTATDQIQRYLSAGIPVVVESYFARCLANHRAFGANLSVSLPPGIPRPVTHYLVCAEDERQRRLARRDKPVSRWDTLAEITADKITDAYASFPMHRVNTTGLTPDEALRAVLSTHPQGEQPRADTQHVAAHPHLLPPVPRRAEGAYGA; encoded by the coding sequence GTGTCTGACTCGGCGTCGTTCGAGAGCGTCGAAGGGCTCCGCGGCACAGGCAAATCCACCCTCGCCCCCATGCTCGCGGCTGCTCGTGGCGCGGTACTGGTCCCGACCGTGCCACTCACCTACCAGGCACTGCGGCAGGAGGTCGACCGGCTGGGAAACGCAGAGGCGCGCATGTGCTTCTACCTCTCGGCCCTGTTCACCGCCACCGATCAGATCCAGCGGTACCTGTCCGCCGGCATCCCGGTCGTCGTCGAAAGCTACTTCGCACGCTGTCTGGCCAACCACCGCGCTTTCGGAGCCAACCTCTCCGTGTCCCTGCCGCCGGGCATCCCGCGTCCCGTCACCCACTACCTCGTCTGCGCGGAGGACGAGCGCCAGCGCCGACTCGCCCGGCGCGACAAGCCTGTCTCGCGTTGGGACACCCTCGCCGAGATCACCGCAGACAAGATCACCGACGCCTACGCCTCGTTCCCAATGCACCGCGTGAACACCACCGGACTCACCCCTGACGAGGCACTCCGAGCCGTCCTGAGCACCCACCCGCAAGGAGAGCAACCCCGTGCAGACACCCAGCATGTGGCGGCACACCCTCACCTTCTTCCCCCAGTTCCTCGCCGCGCTGAAGGAGCGTACGGAGCCTGA
- a CDS encoding response regulator transcription factor — MTAVRVLLADDEHLIRGALAALLALEDDLVVVAEAATGPEALAMARAHRPDVAVLDLDMPGADGVSVATSLRAELPDCRTMIVTSHGRPGHLKRALAAGVRAFVPKTVSARQLAGIIRTVHAGNRYVDPELAADAISAGDSPLTVRETEVLELAADGAPVSEIADRASLSQGTVRNYLSAAASKLGAENRHAAVRLARERGWV; from the coding sequence ATGACCGCGGTACGGGTGCTGCTCGCCGACGACGAGCATCTGATCCGGGGCGCGCTCGCCGCCCTCCTCGCGCTGGAGGACGACCTCGTGGTGGTCGCGGAGGCGGCGACGGGCCCGGAGGCGCTCGCCATGGCCCGCGCGCACCGCCCCGATGTGGCGGTGCTGGACCTGGACATGCCGGGGGCGGACGGTGTGAGCGTAGCCACATCGCTGCGGGCCGAGCTGCCGGACTGCCGGACGATGATCGTGACCAGTCACGGCCGTCCCGGGCACCTCAAGCGGGCGCTCGCGGCGGGGGTGCGGGCGTTCGTGCCGAAGACGGTGAGCGCCCGCCAGCTGGCCGGGATCATCCGTACCGTGCACGCCGGAAACCGTTATGTGGACCCGGAGTTGGCGGCGGACGCGATCTCCGCGGGGGACTCCCCGCTGACCGTGCGCGAGACCGAGGTGCTGGAGCTGGCGGCGGACGGGGCGCCCGTCTCGGAGATCGCCGACCGGGCGTCGCTGTCGCAGGGGACCGTGCGCAACTACCTCTCGGCGGCGGCCTCGAAGCTCGGGGCGGAGAACCGCCATGCGGCGGTGCGTCTCGCGCGGGAGCGGGGTTGGGTATAG
- a CDS encoding sensor histidine kinase: MRLRGWHRSWQERGKMERIDQYSRFTICAMPWLFTLAWQGAPFDHDIRHEPLPLALGVALLLVSVAQCVLSNRNLSVAYEHYLGTSVFPGRRLLAPVVLMLLAVGLLATLTGVDGVHGSGLLLMALNAPMALVITRVLLVPVRRFVIESLCLTLLTTGALAASGLRGGTLAGVVPCTLFGCVLVLISVRPSAWSMSVMWQAEQARDIQARLAVAEERLRFGRDMHDVMGRNLAVIALKSELAVELAQRGRPEAVDQMVEVQRIARASQQEVRDVVRGYREASLITELAGAQGVLSAAGIECVVSDGTGERLPAPVQAALGWVVREAATNVLRHGDPRRCVIRLETTADTAVLHVENDGVTAQSPSTAQPTAAAPAAQGSGLAGLRERLGALDGSLEAGPAQGGLFRLTATVPLGDREEANGTDDLAGRSRGGGGETVPGARVLGARAPGTTAPGAGDPGPTAPGAGRPGSVVSPGVMVGPGPGLVEGRQ, encoded by the coding sequence ATGCGCCTTCGGGGCTGGCACCGCAGCTGGCAGGAGCGCGGCAAGATGGAGCGGATAGACCAGTACTCGCGGTTCACCATCTGCGCGATGCCCTGGCTCTTCACCCTGGCCTGGCAGGGGGCTCCCTTCGACCACGACATCCGGCACGAGCCGCTGCCGCTGGCGCTGGGGGTGGCGCTGCTCCTGGTCAGCGTGGCGCAGTGCGTGCTGAGCAACCGCAATCTGTCCGTGGCCTACGAGCACTACCTCGGGACGTCGGTCTTCCCCGGGCGGCGGCTGCTCGCCCCCGTGGTGCTCATGCTCCTGGCCGTCGGGCTGCTGGCGACGCTGACCGGCGTGGACGGGGTGCACGGATCGGGGCTGCTGCTCATGGCGCTGAACGCCCCGATGGCACTCGTGATCACGCGCGTGCTCCTGGTCCCGGTCCGGCGGTTCGTCATCGAGTCGCTCTGCCTCACCCTCCTGACGACCGGGGCGCTCGCCGCTTCCGGACTGCGGGGCGGCACCCTGGCCGGCGTGGTGCCCTGCACCCTGTTCGGCTGCGTGCTGGTCCTGATCTCGGTACGGCCGAGCGCCTGGAGCATGAGCGTGATGTGGCAGGCGGAGCAGGCCCGGGACATACAGGCCAGGCTCGCCGTGGCCGAGGAGCGGCTGCGGTTCGGGCGCGACATGCACGACGTGATGGGCCGCAACCTCGCGGTGATCGCGCTCAAGAGCGAGCTGGCGGTGGAGCTGGCGCAGCGCGGCAGGCCGGAGGCGGTGGATCAGATGGTCGAGGTGCAGCGGATAGCGCGCGCCTCGCAGCAGGAGGTGCGCGATGTGGTGCGCGGTTACCGGGAGGCCAGCCTGATCACGGAACTGGCCGGGGCCCAGGGGGTGCTGAGCGCGGCCGGAATCGAGTGCGTGGTGAGCGACGGCACCGGGGAGCGGCTGCCCGCGCCCGTGCAGGCGGCGCTCGGCTGGGTGGTCCGCGAGGCGGCGACCAACGTGCTGCGGCACGGCGACCCCCGGCGCTGCGTGATCCGGCTGGAGACCACCGCGGACACCGCCGTGCTGCACGTGGAGAACGACGGGGTGACGGCACAGTCGCCGTCGACGGCACAGCCGACGGCGGCTGCGCCCGCCGCTCAGGGCTCCGGGCTGGCCGGCCTCCGCGAGCGGCTGGGCGCGCTCGACGGCTCACTGGAGGCGGGGCCCGCACAGGGCGGGCTGTTCCGGCTGACGGCGACCGTCCCGCTGGGCGACCGGGAGGAGGCCAATGGCACCGACGACTTGGCCGGACGCTCCCGGGGCGGGGGCGGGGAGACCGTGCCCGGGGCGCGGGTTCTCGGGGCGCGGGCTCCCGGGACGACGGCGCCCGGGGCTGGGGATCCCGGGCCGACGGCGCCCGGGGCTGGGCGGCCGGGCTCCGTGGTGAGTCCCGGTGTGATGGTGGGTCCGGGGCCGGGCCTTGTGGAAGGACGACAATGA
- a CDS encoding N,N-dimethylformamidase beta subunit family domain-containing protein — protein sequence MGAEQIRRWESGALAHAVTDPFGQGPLPWLRGSENYFDDTGQVVPWYADPTLPRGSTDGGTRTADDVRRQIKGFASTGAAAPGEAIDFHITVDPPQQFTVDVYRIGHYGGDGAAKITTSPRLSGIVQPPPLTADRTVSCHHWWQSWRLQIPSYWSIGAYVAVLTTLDGHRSHIPFTVRDDHPADLLLVLPDITWQAYNLYPEDGRTGASLYHAWDEEGRLLGEEDAAVTVSFDRPYAGAGLPLHVGHAYDFIRWAERYGYDLAYADTRDLHAGRVDPTRYRGLVFPGHDEYWSVPMRRTAERARDNGTSLVYLSANTMYWQVSLGPSASGVPDRLLTCRKRRGPGKPALWREIDRPEQQLLGIQYAGRVPEPHPLVVRNAEHWLWDATGAGEGDEIDGLVAGEADRYFPRTTLPEHDNRILLAHSPYQDSEGATRHQETSLYRAPSGALVFASGTFAWSPALDRPGHVDPRIQRATANLLDRICKRA from the coding sequence ATGGGGGCGGAACAGATCCGTCGGTGGGAATCGGGTGCCCTGGCGCATGCCGTGACCGATCCTTTCGGCCAGGGGCCGCTGCCCTGGCTGCGCGGCAGTGAGAACTACTTCGACGACACCGGCCAGGTCGTCCCCTGGTACGCGGACCCCACGCTGCCCCGTGGTTCCACCGACGGCGGCACGCGTACCGCCGACGACGTGCGCCGGCAGATCAAGGGCTTCGCCTCCACCGGAGCGGCCGCCCCCGGAGAGGCGATCGACTTCCACATCACGGTGGACCCGCCCCAGCAGTTCACCGTGGACGTCTACCGGATCGGCCACTACGGCGGCGACGGCGCGGCCAAGATCACCACAAGCCCGCGCCTGTCCGGCATCGTTCAGCCGCCGCCCCTCACCGCCGACCGCACCGTCTCCTGCCACCACTGGTGGCAGTCCTGGCGGCTCCAGATCCCGTCCTACTGGTCGATCGGCGCGTACGTCGCCGTGCTCACCACGCTCGACGGCCACCGGTCGCACATCCCGTTCACCGTCCGCGACGACCACCCGGCCGACCTGCTGCTGGTCCTCCCGGACATCACGTGGCAGGCGTACAACCTCTACCCGGAGGACGGCCGGACCGGCGCCAGTCTCTACCACGCGTGGGACGAGGAGGGCCGGCTGCTGGGGGAGGAGGACGCGGCGGTCACCGTCTCCTTCGACCGCCCCTACGCGGGCGCGGGCCTCCCGCTGCACGTCGGACACGCCTACGACTTCATCCGCTGGGCCGAGCGCTACGGCTACGACCTCGCCTACGCCGACACCCGCGACCTGCACGCGGGCCGGGTCGACCCCACGCGCTACCGGGGCCTGGTCTTCCCCGGCCACGACGAGTACTGGTCGGTGCCCATGCGCCGCACCGCCGAGCGTGCCCGCGACAACGGCACCTCGCTGGTCTACCTCTCCGCCAACACCATGTACTGGCAGGTCAGCCTCGGGCCTTCGGCGTCCGGCGTCCCGGACCGGCTGCTCACCTGCCGCAAGCGCCGCGGCCCCGGCAAGCCCGCCCTCTGGCGCGAGATCGACCGTCCCGAACAGCAGCTGCTCGGCATCCAGTACGCGGGCCGGGTGCCAGAACCGCACCCGCTCGTCGTGCGGAACGCGGAGCACTGGCTGTGGGACGCGACCGGCGCCGGTGAGGGCGACGAGATCGACGGCCTGGTCGCGGGCGAGGCCGACCGCTACTTCCCGCGCACCACGCTGCCCGAGCACGACAACCGCATCCTGCTCGCCCACTCCCCGTACCAGGACAGCGAGGGGGCGACGCGCCACCAGGAGACGTCCCTGTACCGGGCCCCGTCCGGCGCACTCGTCTTCGCCTCCGGCACCTTCGCCTGGTCGCCGGCCCTGGACCGCCCCGGCCATGTGGACCCCCGCATCCAGCGGGCCACCGCCAACCTCCTCGACCGCATCTGCAAGCGCGCCTGA
- a CDS encoding DNA polymerase III subunit gamma and tau, with the protein MSSLALYRRYRPESFAEVIGQEHVTDPLQQALRNNRVNHAYLFSGPRGCGKTTSARILARCLNCEQGPTPTPCGECQSCQDLARNGPGSIDVIEIDAASHGGVDDARDLREKAFFGPASSRYKIYIIDEAHMVTSAGFNALLKVVEEPPEHLKFIFATTEPEKVIGTIRSRTHHYPFRLVPPGTLRDYLAEVCGRENSHVDDGVLPLVVRAGAGSVRDSMSVMDQLLAGAGDEGVTYAMATSLLGYTDGSLLDSVVDAFAAGDGAAAFEVVDRVIEGGNDPRRFVADLLERLRDLVILAAVPDAGEKGLIDAPADVVERMQAQASVFGAAELSRAADLVNEGLTEMRGATSPRLQVELICARVLLPAAFDDERSLQARLDRLERGASFATTGPGPAMGYVPGPEALAHAPAAPQPAPHSPAPQPDAGSGPAVARAAVRGDAPPPAAPPAQQTPPPAAPPQAPPAEAPAAGQRPGAWPAAAAAPEQGRRPGGWPTASTPGRAAAPQSTPAAPAAPAAPVPGPAAAEPAPGMTQGAGQVRNMWPDILEAVKNRRRFTWILLSQNAQVTGFDGSTLQIGFLNAGARDNFASSGSEEVLKQALVERFNAQWKIEAIVDPSGGAGQPSQAQSGGQRPYTPPPAPPRPAAPAPQAYESRPASAPAPAPAPQQPSGGGSQAGPPPASYAAPEAPMPVAPEDDIPEADDPDLVDSALSGHELIVRELGATVVEEFTNE; encoded by the coding sequence GTGTCGTCCCTTGCGCTGTACCGCCGCTACCGCCCCGAGTCATTCGCCGAGGTCATCGGTCAGGAGCATGTCACTGACCCGCTCCAGCAGGCCTTGCGGAACAACCGGGTCAATCACGCGTACCTGTTCAGCGGCCCGCGAGGCTGCGGCAAGACGACCAGTGCGCGCATCCTGGCCCGCTGTCTGAACTGCGAGCAGGGGCCCACGCCCACGCCCTGCGGGGAGTGCCAGTCCTGCCAGGACCTGGCGCGCAACGGGCCGGGGTCGATCGACGTGATCGAGATCGACGCCGCTTCGCACGGTGGTGTGGACGACGCCCGTGATCTGCGGGAGAAGGCGTTCTTCGGGCCGGCGTCGAGTCGTTACAAGATCTACATCATCGACGAGGCCCACATGGTGACCTCGGCGGGGTTCAACGCCCTGCTGAAGGTGGTCGAGGAGCCGCCGGAGCACCTGAAGTTCATCTTCGCGACCACCGAGCCCGAGAAGGTCATCGGCACCATCCGGTCGCGTACCCACCACTATCCGTTCCGGCTCGTGCCGCCGGGGACGCTGCGCGACTACCTCGCCGAGGTGTGCGGCAGGGAGAACAGCCACGTCGACGACGGGGTCCTGCCGCTCGTCGTGCGGGCCGGTGCCGGTTCCGTGCGTGACTCGATGTCCGTCATGGACCAGTTGCTCGCCGGCGCGGGCGACGAGGGTGTGACGTACGCCATGGCGACGTCACTGCTCGGTTATACGGACGGCTCGCTGCTCGACTCGGTCGTGGACGCCTTCGCGGCGGGCGACGGGGCCGCGGCCTTCGAGGTCGTGGACCGGGTCATCGAGGGCGGAAACGACCCGCGCCGGTTCGTCGCCGACCTGCTGGAGCGGCTGCGCGACCTGGTGATCCTGGCGGCCGTGCCGGACGCCGGTGAGAAGGGTCTTATCGACGCGCCGGCCGATGTCGTGGAGCGGATGCAGGCCCAGGCGTCCGTGTTCGGGGCCGCCGAGCTGAGCCGCGCGGCCGATCTGGTCAACGAGGGGCTTACGGAGATGCGTGGCGCCACCTCGCCGCGCCTCCAGGTCGAGCTCATCTGCGCCCGGGTGCTGCTGCCCGCCGCCTTCGACGACGAGCGCTCCCTCCAGGCCCGGCTCGACCGGCTGGAGCGGGGCGCCTCCTTCGCCACGACCGGCCCCGGGCCCGCCATGGGCTACGTCCCCGGGCCCGAGGCCCTCGCCCACGCCCCGGCCGCCCCGCAGCCGGCCCCGCACAGCCCCGCCCCGCAGCCGGACGCCGGGTCGGGGCCCGCCGTCGCGCGTGCCGCGGTCCGGGGGGACGCGCCCCCGCCGGCCGCCCCGCCCGCCCAGCAGACACCGCCGCCCGCCGCCCCGCCCCAGGCCCCGCCCGCCGAGGCGCCCGCCGCCGGTCAGCGGCCCGGTGCCTGGCCCGCCGCGGCCGCCGCCCCCGAGCAGGGGCGCCGTCCCGGAGGCTGGCCCACGGCCTCCACCCCCGGCCGGGCGGCCGCCCCGCAGAGCACCCCCGCGGCCCCTGCCGCGCCCGCTGCCCCCGTGCCGGGCCCGGCAGCCGCTGAGCCCGCCCCGGGCATGACGCAGGGCGCCGGTCAGGTGCGCAACATGTGGCCCGACATCCTGGAGGCGGTCAAGAACCGCCGACGTTTCACGTGGATCCTTCTCAGTCAGAACGCCCAGGTCACCGGATTCGACGGCAGCACCCTGCAGATCGGCTTCCTCAACGCCGGTGCCCGCGACAACTTCGCGAGCAGCGGCAGCGAGGAGGTCCTGAAGCAGGCGCTGGTCGAGCGGTTCAACGCCCAGTGGAAGATCGAGGCGATCGTCGACCCGTCCGGGGGCGCCGGACAGCCCTCGCAGGCGCAGTCCGGCGGCCAGCGTCCGTACACCCCGCCGCCCGCCCCGCCTCGCCCCGCAGCGCCCGCGCCGCAGGCGTACGAGTCACGGCCCGCCTCCGCACCGGCCCCCGCCCCTGCCCCGCAGCAGCCGAGCGGCGGAGGGTCACAGGCCGGGCCCCCGCCCGCGTCGTACGCCGCCCCCGAGGCGCCCATGCCGGTCGCCCCCGAGGACGACATCCCTGAGGCCGACGACCCGGACCTCGTCGACTCCGCGCTCTCCGGGCACGAGCTGATCGTCCGCGAGCTGGGCGCCACCGTCGTGGAGGAGTTCACCAATGAGTAG
- a CDS encoding phosphoribosylaminoimidazolesuccinocarboxamide synthase, translating into MSGFVEKPEPVQVPGLTHLHTGKVRDLYRNEAGDLVMVASDRMSAYDWVLPTEIPDKGRVLTRLSMWWFDQLADLVPNHVLSTEVPAGAPDDWAGRTMICKSLRMVPVECVARGYLTGSGLTEYNESRTVCGLALPDGLVDGSELPGAIFTPATKAAVGDHDENVSYEEVAHQVGTETAALLRRTTLDVYGRARDIARERGIILADTKFEFGFAPTADGGEELIIADEVLTPDSSRFWPAASWEPGHAQPSYDKQFVRDWLTSPASGWDRGSEQPPPALPQEIVDATRAKYIEAYELLTGTPWK; encoded by the coding sequence GTGTCCGGATTTGTAGAAAAGCCCGAGCCCGTGCAGGTACCGGGACTCACCCACCTGCACACCGGCAAGGTGCGCGACCTGTACCGGAACGAGGCCGGTGACCTCGTCATGGTCGCCAGCGACCGGATGTCCGCCTACGACTGGGTGCTGCCGACCGAGATCCCGGACAAGGGCCGTGTCCTGACCCGCCTCTCGATGTGGTGGTTCGACCAGCTCGCCGACCTCGTGCCCAACCACGTCCTGTCGACCGAGGTGCCCGCCGGGGCCCCCGACGACTGGGCCGGCCGCACCATGATCTGCAAGTCGCTGCGGATGGTCCCGGTCGAGTGCGTGGCCCGCGGCTACCTGACGGGCTCCGGCCTCACCGAGTACAACGAGTCCCGCACGGTCTGCGGCCTCGCCCTCCCCGACGGCCTCGTGGACGGCTCCGAGCTCCCGGGCGCCATCTTCACCCCCGCCACCAAGGCGGCCGTCGGTGACCACGACGAGAACGTGAGCTACGAGGAGGTGGCCCACCAGGTCGGCACCGAGACGGCCGCCCTGCTGCGCCGGACGACCCTGGACGTCTACGGCCGGGCCCGCGACATCGCACGCGAGCGCGGGATCATCCTCGCGGACACCAAGTTCGAGTTCGGCTTCGCGCCCACCGCCGACGGCGGCGAGGAACTGATCATCGCCGACGAGGTGCTGACCCCGGACTCCTCCCGCTTCTGGCCTGCCGCCTCCTGGGAGCCGGGCCACGCCCAGCCGTCGTACGACAAGCAGTTCGTACGCGACTGGCTGACCTCGCCGGCCTCCGGCTGGGACCGCGGGAGCGAGCAGCCCCCGCCGGCGCTGCCCCAGGAGATCGTGGACGCGACCCGCGCCAAGTACATCGAGGCGTACGAACTCCTCACCGGCACGCCCTGGAAGTAG
- the purD gene encoding phosphoribosylamine--glycine ligase, producing the protein MKVLVIGGGAREHALCRSLSLDPDVTALYCAPGNAGIAEVAELHPVDALDGAAVARLATELGAGLVVVGPEAPLVAGVADAVRAAGIPCFGPSGAAAQLEGSKAFAKDVMAGAGVPTARSYVCTTPAEIDTALDAFGAPYVVKDDGLAAGKGVVVTDDVEAARAHALACDRVVIEEFLDGPEVSLFAITDGTTVLPLQPAQDFKRALDGDEGPNTGGMGAYSPLPWADPKLVEEVMQSVLQPTVDELRRRGTPFSGLLYAGLAITSRGVRVIEFNARFGDPETQVVLARLRTPLAGVLLGAANGTLDALPPLKWRDDAAVTVVIASHNYPGTPRTGDPIEGLDAVAEQDAPHAYVLHAGTRLDGDTVVSAGGRVLSVTATADDLAGARERAYAAAARIRLDGSQLRTDIAKKAAEDARTGQPTQA; encoded by the coding sequence GTGAAGGTCCTCGTCATCGGCGGCGGCGCCCGCGAACACGCCCTGTGCCGCTCTCTGTCCCTCGACCCCGACGTCACCGCTCTGTACTGCGCCCCCGGCAACGCCGGCATCGCAGAGGTGGCCGAACTGCACCCGGTCGACGCCCTCGACGGCGCTGCCGTCGCGCGCCTCGCCACCGAGCTGGGCGCCGGGCTGGTGGTCGTCGGCCCCGAGGCACCGCTCGTCGCCGGGGTCGCCGACGCGGTGCGCGCCGCGGGAATCCCGTGCTTCGGCCCGTCCGGCGCGGCCGCCCAGCTGGAGGGGTCCAAGGCGTTCGCCAAGGACGTCATGGCCGGGGCGGGCGTACCGACCGCCCGCAGCTACGTGTGCACCACGCCCGCCGAGATCGACACCGCGCTCGACGCGTTCGGCGCCCCCTACGTGGTCAAGGACGACGGTCTGGCCGCCGGTAAGGGCGTCGTCGTCACCGATGACGTCGAGGCGGCCCGCGCCCACGCGCTGGCCTGCGACCGGGTGGTCATCGAGGAGTTCCTCGACGGCCCCGAGGTGAGCCTCTTCGCGATCACCGACGGCACCACCGTGCTGCCGCTCCAGCCCGCCCAGGACTTCAAGCGCGCCCTCGACGGCGACGAGGGCCCGAACACCGGCGGCATGGGCGCGTACAGCCCCCTGCCGTGGGCGGACCCGAAGCTGGTCGAGGAGGTCATGCAGTCCGTCCTCCAGCCGACCGTGGACGAGCTGCGCCGGCGCGGTACGCCGTTCTCGGGGCTGCTGTACGCGGGCCTCGCGATCACCTCGCGCGGGGTCCGGGTCATCGAGTTCAACGCCAGGTTCGGCGACCCGGAGACCCAGGTGGTCCTGGCGCGTCTGCGGACGCCGCTGGCCGGAGTGCTGCTGGGGGCCGCCAACGGCACCCTGGACGCGCTGCCGCCGCTGAAGTGGCGCGACGACGCCGCCGTCACCGTCGTGATCGCCTCGCACAACTACCCGGGCACCCCGCGCACGGGTGACCCCATCGAGGGGCTGGACGCGGTCGCGGAGCAGGATGCCCCGCACGCGTACGTACTGCACGCCGGGACCCGGCTCGACGGCGACACGGTCGTCAGCGCGGGCGGGCGGGTGCTCTCCGTGACGGCGACGGCGGACGACCTCGCGGGCGCCCGTGAGCGTGCCTACGCGGCGGCGGCCAGGATCCGGCTCGACGGTTCCCAGCTCCGTACGGACATCGCGAAGAAGGCCGCGGAGGACGCCCGGACGGGGCAGCCCACACAGGCCTGA